From Aquificota bacterium, one genomic window encodes:
- the rgy gene encoding reverse gyrase has product MIESLFKKLCPNCGGDISAERLSLGLPCERCMPKVERDYCRHMLREGELSKVCHMEEELKRWEAHFEKHLRSKPWSLQESWAKRVFLGNSFGLLAPTGVGKTSFGVSMASYLAKKEKKSYIILPTKVLVDLTVQKLKGFGLKEEDILYFSDDSAKQKEIKKARLQEGDFKVLVSTSMFLYKNQEIIPKNFDFIFVDDVDSFLKTAKNIDKLLLLLGFDMEDIGLAMRLIRLKEKRNKDEEDWEGLKELADKVKEVSKKRRGVLVVSSATSNPRSSRIKLFRELLGFEVGTPTFYLRNVVDLYEDINHKPLEEWIRLLGKGGLLFIPSDKKKEFVDEVVSYLQEKGIRAVSYEKLDDEVLKNYEEGEIDILVGISSYRNPLARGIDLPHVIRYAIFYGVPKIVISLRFENNLSHLLWALMSLRSLVAKRLPQRLRDIDRWLESLKRYQYLSEEFLRDKPELAQRIEGLKEEVGSFLTSQEVIDLLMSSEEITLRKTEEGYQMVVSDATGYLQASGRTSRMFAGGISKGLSLILVDDKRAFKHLIRKVKWFNEDINFKSLEEVNLEELLKEVDKDRQKIRAFLQGEERPQNKEVLKPVLIVVESPNKARTIANFFGKAVRRRVGDHELMETSAGDRYIMITSSFGHVLDLNKEEGFHGVYVNGKPVPVYEVIEGKDRIVESLRRMALEAQEVLIATDPDTEGEKIAWDLSELLKPYNPNIKRMEFREVTRKAIAKAIKETRDFDYNLVKAQVLRRVADRWVGFEFSKLLQHAFGKHWLSAGRVQTPVLGWIIQREKEYRQKIYKVAFPIDEEGRLRVEWVFEDKESAQSFYEGLSKVQVELLEEREEDRNPPPPFSTDAMLKAASDAYRWSLPKTMNLAQTLFELGYITYHRTDSTRVSDYGIGVAKEYIKEEFGEEYFHARVWGEGGAHECIRPTKAIEPEELRALVLSGQIEGLTREHLLLYGLIFSRFMASQMRSVRLKVFKLRVKAVDKSQEVEVPVQILQDGFNRLLPVEVYKPLLGNMDVSQRKNMLSRPKAYLYTHGELVQEMKRRGIGRPSTYASIVEKLIERGYVIENKGFLIPTNLGKEVYNYLNSREEVKHFLEEEFTRRLEELMDKVEAGAEDYVDILINLYRDIIEVDKKLEVV; this is encoded by the coding sequence ATGATAGAAAGCCTGTTTAAAAAGCTTTGTCCCAACTGTGGAGGAGATATTAGCGCAGAAAGGCTCAGTCTGGGTCTTCCTTGCGAAAGGTGTATGCCAAAGGTAGAAAGGGATTATTGTAGGCACATGTTGAGGGAGGGAGAGCTTAGCAAAGTGTGCCACATGGAAGAGGAGCTAAAAAGATGGGAGGCGCACTTTGAAAAGCATCTTAGGTCCAAGCCTTGGAGCCTTCAGGAGAGCTGGGCAAAGAGGGTGTTTCTTGGAAATTCCTTTGGCCTTTTGGCACCCACCGGCGTGGGCAAAACCTCCTTTGGTGTATCTATGGCAAGCTATTTAGCAAAGAAGGAAAAAAAGTCTTACATAATACTTCCCACCAAGGTATTGGTAGATTTAACAGTCCAAAAGCTAAAAGGTTTTGGCCTAAAGGAAGAGGACATACTTTACTTTTCCGATGATAGCGCAAAGCAAAAGGAGATAAAGAAGGCAAGACTGCAAGAGGGAGATTTTAAGGTGCTTGTTAGCACCTCCATGTTCTTATACAAAAATCAGGAGATCATACCCAAAAACTTTGACTTTATTTTTGTGGATGATGTGGATTCTTTCCTAAAAACGGCAAAGAACATAGACAAGCTTTTACTTCTTCTTGGCTTTGATATGGAAGATATTGGGCTTGCCATGAGGCTCATAAGGCTAAAGGAAAAGAGGAACAAGGATGAAGAAGATTGGGAGGGGCTAAAGGAGCTTGCAGACAAAGTAAAGGAGGTTTCTAAAAAGAGAAGGGGTGTGCTTGTGGTGTCTTCCGCCACCTCCAACCCAAGGTCAAGCAGGATAAAACTATTTAGAGAACTCCTTGGCTTTGAGGTGGGCACACCCACCTTCTACCTTAGGAATGTGGTGGACCTGTATGAGGATATAAACCATAAGCCTTTGGAGGAGTGGATTAGACTCCTTGGCAAGGGTGGATTGCTTTTTATACCTTCCGATAAAAAGAAGGAGTTTGTGGATGAGGTGGTCTCTTACCTTCAGGAGAAGGGCATAAGGGCTGTCTCCTATGAGAAGCTTGACGATGAGGTGCTAAAAAACTACGAGGAAGGGGAGATAGACATACTTGTGGGCATATCCTCTTACAGGAACCCTCTTGCCAGAGGCATAGACCTGCCCCATGTGATAAGGTATGCTATCTTTTACGGAGTTCCGAAGATAGTCATCTCTTTGAGGTTTGAAAACAACCTTTCTCACCTCTTGTGGGCCCTTATGTCTTTAAGGAGCCTTGTGGCCAAAAGGCTACCGCAAAGGCTAAGAGATATAGACCGGTGGCTTGAAAGCCTAAAAAGGTACCAATATCTGAGCGAGGAGTTCCTACGGGATAAACCAGAGCTTGCACAAAGGATAGAAGGGCTAAAGGAAGAGGTGGGAAGCTTTTTAACCTCCCAAGAGGTGATTGACCTCCTCATGAGTTCGGAGGAGATAACCCTAAGGAAAACGGAAGAGGGCTACCAGATGGTAGTATCGGACGCCACGGGCTATTTGCAGGCAAGCGGTAGGACCTCGCGCATGTTCGCCGGTGGCATCAGCAAGGGCCTTAGCCTTATCCTTGTTGATGACAAAAGGGCCTTTAAGCACCTTATAAGGAAGGTAAAGTGGTTTAACGAGGATATAAACTTTAAGAGCTTGGAAGAGGTAAACCTTGAAGAGCTATTAAAAGAAGTGGACAAAGACAGGCAAAAGATAAGGGCCTTTTTACAAGGGGAAGAAAGGCCACAAAACAAAGAGGTTCTAAAGCCTGTGCTTATAGTGGTGGAGTCTCCAAACAAGGCAAGGACCATAGCCAACTTCTTTGGCAAGGCTGTAAGGAGAAGGGTGGGGGACCATGAGCTTATGGAGACCTCTGCGGGAGATAGATACATAATGATCACCTCAAGCTTTGGCCATGTTTTGGACCTAAACAAGGAAGAGGGTTTTCACGGTGTTTATGTAAACGGCAAGCCCGTGCCTGTGTATGAAGTTATTGAAGGCAAAGACAGGATTGTGGAAAGCCTAAGGCGTATGGCCCTTGAGGCACAAGAGGTGCTTATAGCCACAGACCCAGACACGGAAGGAGAAAAGATAGCATGGGACCTGTCAGAACTATTAAAGCCATACAATCCAAACATAAAGAGGATGGAGTTCCGCGAGGTCACCAGAAAGGCCATAGCCAAGGCCATAAAAGAAACAAGGGACTTTGACTATAACTTGGTAAAAGCTCAAGTTCTAAGAAGGGTGGCTGACAGGTGGGTGGGCTTTGAGTTCTCAAAGCTTTTGCAACACGCCTTTGGCAAACATTGGCTCTCTGCGGGCAGAGTTCAAACGCCCGTTTTGGGATGGATCATTCAAAGGGAGAAGGAATACAGGCAGAAGATATATAAGGTGGCCTTTCCTATAGATGAAGAGGGAAGGTTGAGGGTAGAGTGGGTCTTTGAAGATAAAGAGTCTGCCCAAAGCTTTTATGAAGGGCTTTCCAAGGTGCAAGTGGAGCTTTTGGAAGAGAGGGAAGAAGATAGGAACCCTCCACCACCCTTTAGCACAGATGCCATGCTAAAAGCTGCAAGCGATGCCTATAGGTGGTCTTTGCCAAAGACTATGAACCTTGCCCAAACTCTCTTTGAGCTTGGCTATATAACCTACCACAGGACAGACTCCACAAGGGTCTCAGACTACGGCATAGGAGTAGCCAAAGAATACATAAAGGAGGAGTTTGGAGAGGAGTATTTCCATGCGAGAGTGTGGGGAGAAGGAGGAGCCCATGAATGTATTAGGCCCACAAAGGCCATAGAGCCAGAAGAGCTAAGGGCTTTGGTTTTGAGCGGTCAAATAGAAGGTCTAACGAGGGAACATCTTTTGCTTTATGGACTTATCTTTAGCCGCTTTATGGCAAGCCAGATGAGGAGTGTAAGATTAAAGGTTTTCAAGTTAAGAGTTAAGGCTGTGGATAAAAGCCAAGAAGTGGAAGTGCCAGTGCAAATATTGCAAGATGGTTTTAACAGGCTTTTGCCTGTGGAGGTTTATAAGCCCTTGCTTGGCAACATGGATGTGTCTCAAAGGAAAAATATGCTCTCAAGGCCAAAGGCTTATCTTTACACCCATGGTGAGCTTGTTCAAGAGATGAAAAGAAGAGGCATAGGAAGACCATCAACCTATGCCAGCATAGTGGAAAAGCTTATAGAAAGGGGCTATGTGATAGAAAACAAGGGTTTTCTTATTCCTACCAACTTGGGCAAAGAAGTCTATAACTACCTCAACAGTAGAGAGGAGGTAAAACATTTTCTTGAAGAAGAGTTCACAAGAAGACTTGAGGAATTGATGGATAAGGTGGAAGCTGGCGCAGAGGATTATGTGGATATACTTATAAATCTCTATAGAGATATAATAGAAGTTGATAAAAAATTGGAGGTGGTGTGA